The Pelosinus sp. IPA-1 genome contains a region encoding:
- a CDS encoding DHA2 family efflux MFS transporter permease subunit — MSDDALKPVNPLLISTAVSLAAFMEVLDTTIANVALAHISGSLGASSEESTWVLTSYLVANGIILPLSGWLSALMGRKNFFIFCILGFTLTSFLCGIATSLPMLIVFRLLQGLTGGGLQPSQQAIIKDSFPPEKLGMAFAITGITTVLAPILGPTLGGLITDNFSWRWIFFMNVPVGLLAAFLVKILVVDPPSAQKQKVDSIDYIGLSLIALGLGALQIVLDKGQQEDWFDSPFIMIFAFIAAAGLILAVFWLLRQKNPVVQLKLFAIPSFSLPCIMIFFVGFALYSSAMLLPMLVQTNFGYDSTLSGLVLSPGGIATLVMMPVVGRLVNVFQSKYLISFGMLITAVGMWATGFVTPQTGYSTFVLVRALQTVGIPFLFIPASTLAFSKISPENSSNASAIVSLMRNLGGSIGIALVTNKLLHSQQMEQSYLVQHLTAADPGFHSSIASYTQSIMNLGVPYSQASSTAMGKIYQELIHQASILAYRDAYNYVAIILVVLAIVALLMPGNTIKKKGAPIATH, encoded by the coding sequence ATGAGTGACGACGCTCTAAAGCCTGTAAACCCGCTATTGATATCAACCGCTGTCAGTCTTGCTGCTTTTATGGAAGTGCTGGATACAACGATTGCCAATGTTGCGCTTGCTCATATTTCCGGCTCGCTAGGAGCTAGTTCGGAGGAAAGTACCTGGGTACTAACCTCCTATCTAGTAGCTAATGGTATTATCCTTCCCCTGTCTGGCTGGTTATCCGCACTGATGGGGCGCAAGAATTTTTTTATCTTTTGTATTTTGGGATTTACTTTAACCTCGTTTTTGTGCGGTATTGCAACGTCCCTGCCCATGCTAATCGTTTTTCGATTGCTACAGGGTTTGACAGGGGGCGGCTTGCAGCCTAGCCAACAGGCGATCATCAAAGATAGCTTTCCCCCTGAAAAACTTGGGATGGCATTTGCTATTACAGGTATAACAACAGTATTAGCACCAATTTTAGGACCAACCCTAGGAGGTCTTATCACAGATAATTTTAGTTGGCGCTGGATTTTTTTCATGAATGTACCTGTCGGCCTGTTAGCCGCTTTTCTGGTCAAGATTTTGGTTGTGGATCCGCCTAGTGCGCAAAAGCAAAAGGTGGACTCTATTGATTATATTGGCCTTAGCCTCATCGCCCTCGGCCTTGGAGCGCTGCAAATCGTTCTAGATAAAGGGCAACAAGAAGATTGGTTTGACAGTCCCTTTATCATGATCTTTGCCTTTATTGCCGCCGCTGGCCTCATTTTGGCAGTTTTCTGGTTATTACGGCAAAAAAATCCTGTAGTCCAGCTGAAGCTTTTTGCTATTCCTAGTTTCAGTTTACCCTGCATTATGATTTTCTTTGTCGGTTTTGCCCTTTACTCAAGTGCCATGCTGTTACCTATGCTGGTACAAACAAATTTTGGCTATGATTCTACCTTATCTGGACTTGTACTTTCGCCAGGAGGAATTGCTACCCTCGTTATGATGCCTGTCGTTGGCAGACTCGTCAATGTATTTCAGTCAAAATACCTTATCTCTTTTGGTATGCTGATTACCGCTGTTGGTATGTGGGCAACTGGATTTGTGACGCCTCAAACGGGTTACAGCACCTTCGTCTTAGTACGTGCTCTTCAGACAGTTGGTATCCCATTCCTGTTCATACCTGCCAGTACACTTGCTTTCTCAAAAATTTCTCCCGAAAATAGCAGCAATGCATCCGCAATTGTTTCCCTAATGCGTAATTTAGGTGGCAGTATTGGTATTGCATTGGTCACAAACAAACTCTTGCATAGTCAGCAGATGGAACAATCTTATCTTGTACAGCATCTAACGGCTGCTGACCCAGGCTTTCACAGTTCAATAGCAAGCTACACCCAATCAATTATGAATCTTGGTGTACCATACTCTCAAGCGTCATCAACAGCTATGGGGAAAATTTATCAAGAGCTTATCCATCAAGCAAGTATTCTTGCCTATCGAGATGCTTACAACTACGTCGCCATCATTTTGGTGGTTTTAGCCATTGTTGCCCTGCTAATGCCGGGTAATACAATTAAGAAAAAAGGTGCTCCCATTGCCACACACTAA
- a CDS encoding rubredoxin-like domain-containing protein: MKNLFKCSVCSFIHEGDNAIDKCPKCGQPQEKFIELTAEDTAKIYKSERTNDIHMEIIALTDQIVKLAKEGIEINLDPPCTSGFTQAKQEAYVIKQRSKAEIENHITKGKW, encoded by the coding sequence ATGAAAAACCTTTTTAAATGCAGCGTTTGCAGTTTTATTCATGAAGGGGATAATGCAATTGACAAATGTCCCAAATGTGGTCAGCCACAAGAAAAATTTATTGAATTAACCGCGGAGGATACCGCTAAGATTTACAAGTCAGAAAGAACGAATGACATCCATATGGAAATTATTGCTTTAACCGACCAAATTGTAAAACTAGCAAAAGAGGGTATTGAGATTAATCTTGATCCTCCCTGTACGTCTGGTTTTACACAAGCAAAACAGGAAGCCTACGTTATTAAACAGCGCTCAAAAGCAGAAATAGAAAACCATATCACAAAGGGCAAGTGGTAA
- a CDS encoding polysaccharide deacetylase family protein — MHKVMKKVISYRNLILLCIIVGLGYSSLNYFQGVPVLNYHQINNQDHNALTLSDTEFEAQINYLQQNGYTGISPDQLADYLQFGKPLPPKPVLITFDDGYKDNYQVAYPILQKYHFPATIFLITDFVGNYNKYLTWDQIKEMNGNGISFEDHTTSHISLPKASDEEIRNQIVKSKEALEWRLGKKVEYLAYPGGEYDQRVIQLVKESGYRAAFTVNFGRDKVNSTLYTLNRIPIFGGGTHTFLHFWLRLNFTQAFNALQNLKAYLLKEGGASVAGFIYIP; from the coding sequence TTGCATAAAGTTATGAAGAAAGTTATTTCATATAGAAATTTGATTTTACTTTGTATAATAGTTGGGTTAGGGTATAGCTCACTTAATTATTTTCAAGGCGTACCTGTCTTAAATTATCATCAAATCAATAATCAAGACCATAACGCATTAACCCTCAGTGATACCGAGTTTGAAGCTCAAATTAATTATTTACAGCAGAATGGTTACACTGGGATCTCACCAGACCAGCTAGCCGATTATTTGCAATTCGGAAAACCACTTCCCCCTAAGCCAGTTTTGATTACTTTTGATGATGGCTATAAAGATAATTACCAGGTGGCCTATCCCATCTTGCAGAAATATCATTTCCCTGCAACTATATTTCTGATCACTGATTTTGTAGGTAATTATAATAAGTACTTAACCTGGGATCAAATCAAAGAAATGAATGGTAACGGAATCAGTTTTGAAGATCATACTACTAGTCATATTTCACTCCCCAAGGCTTCTGACGAGGAAATTCGTAATCAAATAGTCAAATCAAAGGAAGCACTGGAATGGCGGCTGGGCAAAAAAGTAGAATATTTAGCTTATCCAGGTGGTGAATATGATCAAAGAGTAATTCAATTGGTAAAGGAATCTGGATATCGAGCGGCTTTTACTGTGAACTTTGGGCGAGATAAGGTAAATTCTACATTATATACCCTAAATAGAATCCCTATTTTCGGAGGAGGAACACATACATTCCTTCATTTTTGGTTACGGTTAAACTTTACACAGGCATTTAACGCTTTACAGAATCTCAAAGCATATCTACTTAAAGAAGGCGGAGCTTCTGTCGCAGGATTCATCTATATCCCCTAA
- a CDS encoding spore coat protein, with the protein MDIFEIDANEVLAEEEIAFDMFKDSKFAVNSLAQAIVEVAHPEVRKVLLRKLNDAIDQHYQLSDILTRKEWYQPYLAPGQQISQDMQMTNL; encoded by the coding sequence ATGGATATCTTTGAAATCGATGCCAATGAAGTATTAGCTGAAGAAGAAATAGCCTTTGATATGTTCAAGGACTCCAAATTTGCTGTAAACTCTTTGGCGCAAGCGATTGTAGAAGTGGCACACCCGGAGGTACGTAAAGTATTACTCCGTAAATTAAATGACGCGATAGACCAACATTATCAGTTATCAGACATTCTCACCCGGAAAGAATGGTATCAACCCTACCTAGCACCTGGGCAACAGATTAGTCAGGATATGCAAATGACTAATCTGTGA
- a CDS encoding gamma-glutamylcyclotransferase family protein, with protein sequence MELTSQTRLYFAYGFNLNLEKMNQKCTKPRVLGIARLAGHKIGFYEHSVIWDGAVETLIPDAQSEVWGVLYQLEPYAWDQLDNCEDARLDGTGEYFHYPVEVLDAQNQVREASMYKKARLGEAKLPSTEYLDLIIQGAKEQGLPENYIVTLQNIASKPASYPVPRQRTQNMITVSEGCEGCLE encoded by the coding sequence ATGGAATTAACTAGCCAAACTCGTCTTTATTTTGCCTATGGTTTTAATCTTAACTTGGAAAAAATGAACCAAAAGTGCACAAAGCCACGTGTCCTTGGCATTGCTCGCCTCGCTGGGCATAAGATTGGATTTTATGAACACTCTGTTATTTGGGATGGAGCTGTAGAGACCCTTATTCCAGATGCGCAATCCGAAGTTTGGGGCGTCTTGTATCAACTAGAACCCTACGCTTGGGACCAATTGGACAACTGCGAGGATGCTAGGTTAGATGGTACAGGAGAATATTTTCATTATCCTGTAGAAGTACTAGATGCACAAAATCAGGTCAGAGAAGCAAGTATGTATAAAAAAGCTAGATTGGGCGAAGCAAAGCTCCCTAGTACGGAATATTTAGATTTAATTATTCAAGGCGCAAAAGAACAGGGATTACCAGAAAATTATATTGTAACTTTGCAAAATATTGCTTCTAAACCAGCTTCTTACCCTGTACCACGGCAGCGCACTCAGAATATGATAACGGTCAGTGAGGGGTGCGAGGGTTGTTTAGAATGA
- a CDS encoding HlyD family secretion protein: protein MKLTTKFIKIAILILLLLAGAGTYYYSQRGEVSTDNATINGRTVVLSPKVQGYVKTLNVQDNQLVKAGDVLLEIDPTDYIVRRDKAIAALAAAQAAANTSNSNLETTTVSAPSTIDAAEAQVASARATWEKTLADRQRMESLFSAGACSQQQLDQAVATEKSARSTLDQMRASLHSANTAPSVIASAKGTSDQLQAQVKQAQVDLAQAENDLANTKIIAPIDGRITNRSVEVGNYVQAGSQLASLVGTDLWIVANFKETQLEHMQPGQPVDIRIDAFPSLKLHGKVDSIQAGTGSRFSLFPAENATGNFVKIVQRVPVKIVFDSLPDASVHLGPGMSVVPTVYTENVGYNHE from the coding sequence ATGAAACTTACTACAAAATTTATTAAAATCGCAATCTTGATTTTACTTTTATTGGCCGGAGCTGGTACTTATTATTATTCGCAACGGGGTGAGGTATCAACAGATAACGCCACCATTAATGGCCGTACAGTAGTATTAAGTCCGAAGGTGCAAGGCTATGTGAAAACCCTAAATGTTCAGGACAATCAATTAGTTAAAGCCGGGGATGTATTACTGGAAATCGATCCTACTGATTATATTGTCCGCCGTGACAAAGCCATAGCCGCATTAGCCGCTGCTCAGGCAGCAGCGAATACCTCTAACAGCAATTTAGAAACAACCACCGTTTCCGCTCCCTCTACAATTGATGCTGCAGAAGCTCAAGTAGCATCTGCACGGGCAACTTGGGAAAAAACACTTGCCGATCGGCAACGGATGGAGAGCCTATTTAGTGCTGGCGCTTGCTCCCAGCAACAACTCGATCAGGCGGTAGCAACGGAAAAATCAGCCCGTTCTACCTTGGATCAGATGCGTGCAAGCCTTCATTCAGCAAATACAGCACCTAGTGTAATCGCATCCGCTAAAGGCACAAGTGACCAATTGCAGGCACAAGTTAAGCAAGCTCAAGTTGATCTTGCCCAAGCTGAAAATGATTTGGCAAATACCAAAATTATCGCCCCCATAGATGGGCGCATTACAAACCGCAGCGTAGAAGTCGGAAATTATGTGCAAGCTGGAAGCCAACTAGCTTCACTAGTAGGAACGGATTTATGGATTGTTGCCAATTTCAAGGAAACACAGTTAGAACACATGCAACCTGGACAACCTGTCGATATTCGGATTGATGCCTTCCCTTCTTTAAAGTTGCACGGTAAAGTAGACAGCATACAAGCTGGAACAGGCTCTCGTTTTTCCCTGTTTCCTGCAGAAAATGCCACTGGAAACTTTGTAAAAATTGTACAGCGGGTTCCCGTAAAAATCGTGTTTGATAGTCTCCCAGACGCCTCAGTCCATCTGGGACCTGGCATGTCGGTGGTACCGACAGTATACACAGAAAACGTAGGATACAATCATGAGTGA
- a CDS encoding chemotaxis protein, which translates to MSEIANDKKGILLETGTNEFEIIEFIVGKVHYGINVAKVREVITPVPVTPMPNSHPNVDGIFTLRGRVMPLVNLLTCLGVEDQEAASKNIIISELNTFFVGFLVNQVSRIHRVSWSAMEPVPDTAADSDMAVGIIKLEEKIIILLDFEKIIAEINPQINAKMVDVSQGSVELQAVRKTKKIMIAEDSKMLRELLIESLHKVGYINITTYPNGKDAWDALAAFADGGLPIEENVHTLITDIEMPQMDGHHLLKKVRENKKLEKLPVLIFSSLINEEMRLKGETIGANGQASKPEINKLINLLDTMSL; encoded by the coding sequence ATGAGTGAAATTGCGAATGATAAAAAGGGGATCTTATTAGAGACGGGTACAAATGAGTTTGAAATTATTGAGTTTATAGTTGGCAAAGTGCATTATGGAATTAATGTTGCGAAAGTAAGAGAAGTAATTACTCCAGTTCCTGTTACGCCAATGCCAAATTCACATCCTAATGTGGATGGAATTTTTACCTTGCGTGGACGGGTGATGCCACTAGTTAATTTGCTGACGTGCTTAGGAGTTGAAGACCAAGAAGCAGCTAGCAAAAATATTATTATAAGTGAGTTAAACACTTTTTTTGTAGGTTTTCTAGTAAATCAAGTTTCGCGGATACATAGGGTATCATGGTCTGCGATGGAACCAGTCCCTGATACTGCTGCTGATTCTGACATGGCTGTTGGTATTATCAAGCTAGAGGAGAAGATAATTATTCTATTGGATTTTGAAAAAATTATTGCTGAAATTAATCCTCAAATTAATGCTAAAATGGTAGATGTTTCTCAAGGGAGTGTTGAATTGCAGGCTGTCAGGAAGACGAAGAAAATCATGATTGCTGAAGATTCCAAAATGCTAAGAGAGCTTTTGATAGAGTCACTTCACAAAGTTGGGTATATCAATATAACAACCTATCCTAATGGTAAAGATGCTTGGGATGCATTAGCGGCATTTGCAGATGGAGGATTGCCCATCGAAGAAAATGTACATACACTGATTACCGATATAGAAATGCCACAAATGGATGGGCATCATTTATTGAAGAAGGTTAGAGAAAACAAAAAACTGGAAAAATTGCCTGTATTAATTTTTTCTTCTTTAATTAATGAAGAAATGCGTCTCAAAGGCGAAACGATCGGAGCGAATGGTCAAGCTTCCAAGCCAGAAATTAATAAATTGATTAATTTATTAGATACAATGAGCCTATAA
- a CDS encoding solute carrier family 23 protein: protein MGITKKNHPVDERLPINQLFLYGLQHVLAMYAGAVAVPLILANALGLGKEQLIYLINADLFTCGIAMFGMVMASGIKTLSKIDFDNNHNLMVVAVSVAVGLIPLAVPSIYQKFPEALQVILNSGITVGSVVAIVLNAILNKIDTVPYATNNKRAN from the coding sequence ATGGGCATAACAAAAAAAAATCATCCTGTGGATGAAAGATTACCTATAAATCAATTATTTTTATATGGCTTACAGCATGTATTGGCTATGTACGCAGGAGCTGTGGCCGTACCTTTAATCTTGGCAAATGCTCTAGGATTGGGGAAAGAACAGCTGATTTACTTAATTAACGCAGACTTATTTACCTGTGGGATTGCTATGTTCGGCATGGTAATGGCTAGTGGTATTAAAACTCTTTCAAAAATCGATTTTGACAACAATCATAATCTGATGGTAGTGGCAGTTAGTGTTGCTGTTGGCTTAATTCCTTTAGCAGTGCCAAGTATTTATCAGAAATTCCCTGAGGCACTACAAGTTATTTTAAATAGTGGCATTACTGTAGGCAGTGTAGTCGCAATTGTACTAAATGCCATATTAAATAAAATCGATACTGTACCGTATGCTACAAATAACAAAAGAGCTAATTAA
- a CDS encoding methyl-accepting chemotaxis protein has protein sequence MNSKKRLPIILQLTSMFAIAAMLLLSALGYTIYNYLSLGDESNKLVSYTAVRTMSIKEAHTDYVRALLNFRGFLLYPDGAAYEQGYQEDMKKAIKTVKEFNSSSVNQDSTEEGAKLEKLLNEYLGLVEKMIIAKKTNDPTLNQLTTEGRKHTKDIEDQFTKLAETQQKSMTDKSNLMITHAQNNSRNIILLSTLIFIMACIVVIWYSRNLAMRFRYLTKSMTMIGQLDLTEKDIEIRRNDEIGDMGNILNSMRNSLKEIVALLHTSSRTLAASSEELSASVEGHLETVDIVANSTGEIAAGASKNSDSIINISGAVEKISAGAEEINANATEVNSNTQNAVAEVDRGMSMLQAVVEQNENVASSMAEITIVTEKLAQGSQEIKGIVDVITNLAGQTNLLALNAAIEAARAGEAGRGFAVVAEEVRKLAEQSEKSTKEITEIISNMGSEIEVSVNAVERANGEVIKCKTSALDTQKGFQLIAKRLTTVKDGIEQIASAIGETALGTQSMVTSVETIRLVADTTSEGIQTVAASTEEQSASMHEIGDNADSLAKLATELNAVVQKFKV, from the coding sequence ATGAATAGTAAAAAAAGATTACCTATCATTTTACAGTTAACAAGTATGTTTGCTATCGCTGCAATGCTATTATTATCAGCCCTTGGTTATACAATTTATAATTATCTTTCACTAGGCGACGAGTCAAATAAGCTGGTATCATATACTGCTGTTAGAACAATGTCTATTAAAGAAGCTCATACAGATTATGTTAGAGCCCTTCTTAATTTCCGTGGATTCCTGCTGTATCCTGATGGAGCAGCTTATGAGCAAGGATATCAGGAAGATATGAAAAAAGCCATTAAAACAGTGAAAGAATTTAATTCCAGTTCCGTGAATCAAGATTCAACTGAAGAAGGTGCTAAACTTGAAAAGCTACTAAATGAATATTTAGGCCTTGTTGAAAAAATGATAATTGCCAAGAAAACCAATGATCCAACACTGAATCAACTGACTACAGAGGGGCGAAAGCATACAAAAGATATTGAAGATCAGTTTACAAAACTAGCTGAGACACAACAGAAATCTATGACAGATAAAAGCAATCTTATGATTACCCACGCCCAAAATAACAGTAGGAATATTATTTTACTGAGTACTTTAATTTTTATAATGGCCTGTATTGTGGTAATTTGGTATAGTCGCAATTTGGCAATGCGTTTTAGATATTTAACAAAATCAATGACTATGATTGGGCAACTAGACCTTACGGAAAAGGATATTGAAATTCGTCGAAATGATGAAATTGGGGATATGGGGAACATCCTTAATTCTATGCGTAATTCTCTAAAAGAAATTGTTGCCCTGCTGCACACTAGTTCTCGAACATTGGCAGCATCCAGTGAAGAGTTGAGTGCATCAGTCGAAGGACACCTAGAAACCGTAGATATTGTAGCTAATAGTACGGGAGAGATTGCTGCTGGTGCTTCTAAAAATTCCGATAGTATTATCAATATCTCAGGAGCAGTTGAAAAAATTTCAGCTGGTGCAGAGGAAATTAACGCCAATGCAACAGAGGTAAATTCCAATACACAAAATGCAGTGGCGGAAGTAGATCGTGGTATGTCCATGTTACAAGCCGTGGTAGAACAAAATGAAAACGTTGCCTCTTCTATGGCTGAGATTACAATAGTAACAGAAAAATTGGCGCAAGGATCCCAGGAAATTAAAGGGATAGTGGATGTAATCACCAATCTTGCAGGACAAACAAATCTTCTAGCCCTAAATGCAGCAATTGAAGCTGCCAGAGCAGGGGAAGCAGGGCGGGGATTTGCGGTTGTCGCAGAAGAGGTTCGTAAGCTAGCCGAACAAAGTGAAAAATCTACAAAAGAAATCACAGAGATCATTTCCAACATGGGAAGTGAGATTGAAGTGTCAGTAAATGCAGTGGAACGAGCGAACGGAGAGGTTATAAAATGTAAAACCTCAGCTCTCGATACACAAAAGGGCTTTCAACTCATTGCGAAAAGGTTAACTACTGTAAAAGATGGTATTGAGCAAATTGCTTCTGCAATTGGTGAAACTGCTTTGGGGACACAGTCTATGGTAACTAGTGTAGAAACCATACGGCTTGTAGCAGATACTACCTCGGAAGGTATTCAAACCGTTGCAGCCTCCACGGAGGAACAATCTGCCAGTATGCATGAAATTGGTGATAACGCTGATTCACTCGCGAAATTGGCAACGGAGCTGAATGCAGTAGTTCAAAAGTTTAAAGTATAA
- a CDS encoding small, acid-soluble spore protein, alpha/beta type — MTKGKIDTMQELNAALPDKHQVAKELGIPLDQGHNEELTTSQVGKIGGKIGGQKVKMMIEMAEEQMAQNSIEEAANTKAE; from the coding sequence ATGACAAAAGGTAAAATCGATACTATGCAAGAACTTAATGCTGCCCTTCCTGATAAGCACCAGGTAGCGAAGGAGCTTGGGATACCACTAGATCAAGGACATAACGAAGAGCTAACAACAAGTCAAGTCGGAAAAATCGGTGGTAAAATTGGCGGCCAAAAAGTCAAAATGATGATTGAAATGGCCGAAGAACAAATGGCGCAAAATTCTATCGAGGAAGCTGCAAATACTAAAGCGGAGTAG
- a CDS encoding YeiH family protein gives MIQNANLIKILPGVCIVIAIAIPSWFLGDVVPLIGGPVFGILLGMIIACWKRPAIYEDGITFSSKKILQASIILLGFEMNLFNVFKVGSQSLYIMIFTLSAAFISAWLVGKYLKLPGNTSILIGVGTAICGGSAIAATAPVISAKDKDVAYSISTIFLFNIAAVFIFPFMGHILGMNDMGFGMWAGTAINDTSSVVAAGYSYSHEAGNFATIVKLTRALMIVPVTLTLALIIARKKTSTGNFGIAKIFPWFILGFLAASIINTTGFIPQVVCEFLSHTGKFFIVIAMAAIGLKTHLKHIFNNGIRPILLGLSCWLAVALVSLAVQHYLQIW, from the coding sequence ATGATACAGAATGCCAACTTAATAAAGATTTTACCGGGAGTTTGTATTGTTATTGCAATAGCCATCCCATCTTGGTTTTTAGGGGACGTTGTGCCATTAATAGGAGGCCCCGTATTCGGAATACTCTTAGGCATGATAATAGCATGCTGGAAAAGGCCTGCTATTTATGAAGATGGTATTACATTTTCATCAAAAAAAATCCTGCAAGCTTCCATCATACTACTTGGTTTTGAAATGAACCTATTTAATGTTTTTAAAGTAGGTAGCCAATCTTTATACATCATGATTTTCACATTAAGTGCCGCATTCATATCTGCTTGGCTTGTAGGTAAGTATTTAAAGTTGCCAGGAAATACGAGTATTCTTATTGGCGTAGGAACAGCAATTTGCGGTGGGTCTGCAATAGCAGCTACCGCACCTGTAATATCTGCCAAAGATAAAGATGTCGCCTATTCTATTTCAACAATATTTTTATTTAATATAGCCGCCGTGTTTATCTTCCCCTTCATGGGCCACATACTTGGTATGAATGATATGGGTTTTGGAATGTGGGCAGGAACGGCGATCAATGATACCTCTTCGGTAGTGGCCGCCGGTTATTCCTACAGTCATGAAGCAGGTAATTTTGCTACCATTGTTAAATTAACCCGCGCCTTAATGATTGTACCAGTCACATTAACGCTTGCTCTTATTATTGCAAGGAAAAAAACTAGTACGGGCAATTTTGGTATTGCAAAAATATTTCCTTGGTTTATTTTAGGATTTTTAGCAGCCTCCATTATAAACACAACTGGATTTATCCCTCAAGTTGTCTGTGAGTTCCTTTCCCACACTGGAAAGTTTTTTATCGTTATAGCTATGGCCGCCATAGGTCTAAAAACACATCTCAAACATATATTTAATAATGGTATTAGGCCAATACTACTCGGACTATCCTGTTGGTTAGCAGTAGCGCTTGTATCACTTGCAGTACAGCATTATTTACAAATATGGTGA
- a CDS encoding MarR family transcriptional regulator, whose translation MSNQSQCVLDTMLRIINKSSELMAEPRMFGTEVLYASEIHMIDVIGRNPGIHVTEVAHKLGITKGAVPKIICKLLQKELIYRYQAKDNKKMVLLNLTEKGQKAFYSHAEFHKELDHGIIKKFNSLQEADLLMFQDLMSEVEQYIDKFRQEE comes from the coding sequence ATGTCTAACCAAAGTCAGTGTGTACTTGATACCATGTTACGAATTATCAATAAATCTTCTGAATTAATGGCAGAGCCGCGAATGTTTGGGACTGAGGTATTGTATGCCTCAGAAATTCACATGATTGACGTTATTGGTCGAAACCCAGGAATTCATGTTACAGAAGTTGCCCATAAGCTCGGTATCACTAAGGGAGCCGTCCCTAAAATTATTTGTAAACTCCTACAAAAAGAGCTAATCTACCGTTACCAAGCAAAAGACAATAAAAAAATGGTGTTATTAAACCTCACTGAAAAAGGTCAAAAGGCTTTTTACAGCCATGCTGAATTTCATAAAGAACTGGACCATGGAATTATAAAAAAATTTAATTCCTTACAAGAAGCAGATCTGCTTATGTTTCAAGATCTCATGAGCGAAGTCGAACAGTACATTGATAAGTTCAGACAAGAAGAATAG